One Nematostella vectensis chromosome 10, jaNemVect1.1, whole genome shotgun sequence genomic window carries:
- the LOC5510580 gene encoding uncharacterized protein LOC5510580, whose amino-acid sequence MVKQGNVINWSLLPNAAKKPKRMHLEEDENDGLFHCPVPDCHNDGFGTQRGCRKHVKKKHPWFYYFDEKPSDSDIEASRSQMEKEKGQRRSSNGVPSFDMSCTFAEQFTAWLKGSGGGCKSDRQAQQLVSKCLKFLKFCSEDEDHLTLDIVDFCLCSPNLLFKFADSMQSEWQLGHAGRIGYLDAIAELVTYRKVNGVSEAVLRGLSTTDTYLKKVRKTVSKMMRLQWTSDLDIDVLEAKGHWATMDELLGVVSRYLPRYEAVLRTCKDTPDRASPFDLSFATKFLAVYLFIQVKGSRPMTYQYLTVDMVRTAKTNGGFVDQKMFKTAGKYGFDSLLLTDTNMSVLEGYITYIRPLLKPKCEYVLVTRNGGQHNKLGELMSKLVFEATGKYVHPTRYRQIVETSSCKVLKSADRSAISEDQKHSSNVAKVHYRKQRSREVATKARECLEKLHGDSGTKLDKEVLTRLSDLSNSSEDQDDCTKSCSSTDEVQEISTPPAARMKPSARKLPAKQKREDAFLMTELCPARRKSLLFTPEEDKYLKVGLKRYGFGQWTSILRDPDFHFQKGRSPNSLLNRANRKYGTMDNHLVDRKG is encoded by the coding sequence ATGGTAAAGCAGGGTAATGTGATAAACTGGTCGCTTCTTCCAAATGCTGCGAAGAAACCAAAAAGAATGCACTTAGAAGAAGACGAAAATGACGGGCTGTTTCACTGCCCTGTACCAGACTGCCATAACGATGGGTTTGGAACTCAAAGAGGGTGTAGAAAACACGTCAAGAAAAAGCACCCATGGTTTTATTACTTTGATGAGAAACCCAGCGACTCAGACATCGAAGCTTCCCGAAGCCAAATGGAAAAGGAGAAGGGGCAACGACGTTCAAGTAATGGCGTCCCATCGTTTGACATGTCTTGCACGTTTGCTGAGCAATTTACCGCGTGGCTCAAGGGCAGTGGTGGGGGCTGCAAAAGTGATCGACAAGCGCAGCAACTGGTTAGCAAATGCTTGAAGTTTCTGAAATTTTGCAGCGAGGACGAAGATCATCTCACATTAGATATTGTGGACTTTTGCTTGTGTTCGCCTAATCTACTTTTCAAATTTGCCGATTCAATGCAGAGCGAGTGGCAGTTGGGTCATGCCGGTCGAATCGGATACCTGGACGCCATTGCAGAACTAGTGACCTACAGGAAAGTAAACGGAGTATCGGAAGCGGTGCTTAGAGGGCTGTCTACGACGGACACATACTTGAAAAAGGTGCGTAAGACCGTCTCAAAAATGATGCGACTACAGTGGACTAGCGATTTAGACATCGATGTGCTAGAGGCCAAAGGGCACTGGGCAACCATGGACGAGCTCCTTGGTGTGGTGTCTCGCTACTTGCCCCGCTACGAGGCCGTGCTGAGAACGTGCAAGGACACGCCCGACAGGGCGTCTCCGTTTGATCTGTCGTTTGCCACTAAATTTCTCGCCGTTTATCTGTTTATCCAAGTCAAGGGCTCGCGGCCAATGACGTATCAGTATCTGACTGTGGACATGGTGCGCACTGCCAAGACTAACGGAGGTTTTGTCGACCagaaaatgttcaaaacagCGGGCAAGTACGGCTTCGACTCGCTCCTTCTGACCGACACAAACATGAGTGTGCTCGAGGGATACATAACCTACATTCGCCCGCTACTCAAACCCAAGTGTGAGTACGTCCTAGTTACGAGAAACGGGGGTCAGCACAACAAGCTCGGTGAGCTGATGagcaaacttgtgtttgaagcGACTGGCAAGTATGTTCACCCCACACGATACCGACAAATCGTCGAGACGTCTAGCTGCAAAGTGCTAAAAAGTGCCGATCGAAGCGCCATCTCTGAAGATCAGAAGCACAGCTCGAACGTCGCCAAAGTGCACTATCGCAAGCAGCGTTCACGCGAAGTCGCCACAAAGGCGCGCGAATGCCTCGAAAAACTACACGGCGACAGTGGCACCAAGCTGGACAAAGAGGTTCTAACGAGGCTCTCCGACCTTTCAAACTCTTCAGAGGATCAAGACGACTGCACGAAGTCGTGCTCTTCAACGGACGAAGTTCAAGAAATCTCCACACCGCCAGCAGCGAGAATGAAGCCTTCAGCCCGAAAACTACCGGCAAAGCAGAAGCGCGAAGACGCTTTTTTGATGACAGAACTGTGCCCGGCTCGCAGAAAATCGCTCCTATTTACGCCCGAAGAGGACAAGTATCTTAAAGTTGGTCTCAAAAGATACGGGTTCGGACAGTGGACTTCGATCTTAAGAGACCCCGACTTCCATTTCCAAAAAGGGAGGAGCCCCAACTCGTTGCTCAATCGAGCAAACAGAAAATACGGCACCATGGATAACCACTTAGTGGACAGGAAAGGCTAG
- the LOC116617643 gene encoding uncharacterized protein LOC116617643, whose protein sequence is MALLKLPNDKAMWLLYIKRQKKARISSFTMSKPCSQLNSKLIRDAAECHLVGPIQNLCSVISFKCIWRVDEIENAWSWICSKREECDTALAKLKEVSFFFSAISTSKLKQAKMSEEAANEESGRDDEETVVASQVSTPGKQIYPAISYWVACQITFLDGDEDNYSGSDAETFNKLSIATAGLSACESDSSTFY, encoded by the exons ATGGCATTACTGAAACTACCCAATGATAAAGCAATGTGGCTACTCTATATAAAGAGACAGAAAAAGGCAAGAATCAGTTCATTCACTATGAGTAAGCCGTGCTCTCAGCTCAACAGCAAGCTCATAAGGGATGCGGCCGAATGCCACCTCGTCGGACCAATACAGAACCTCTGTTCTGTCATATCATTTAAATGCATCTGGAGGGTAGATGAAATAGAAAACGCGTGGTCGTGGATTTGTTCAAAAAGAGAAGAATGCGATACAGCGCTGGCGAAACTTAAAGAAGTCTCATTTTTCTTCTCTGCCATAAGCACGTCTAAGCTGAAGCAAGCTAAAATGTCTGAAGAG gcaGCAAACGAAGAGTCAGGACGAGATGACGAGGAGACGGTCGTTGCATCTCAAGTTTCTACGCCGGGGAAGCAAATATATCCTGCGATTTCCTACTGGGTTGCATGCCAGATTACCTTTTTAGATGGAGACGAGGATAACTATTCTGGCAGTGACGCAGAGACGTTCAACAAGCTGAGTATCGCAACTGCCGGCCTTTCAGCATGCGAAAGCGACAGCTCAACATTTTACTAG
- the LOC116603284 gene encoding uncharacterized protein LOC116603284 has product MVKQGNVINWSLLPNAAKKPKRMHLEEDENDGLFHCPVPDCHNDGFGTQRGCRKHVKKKHPWFYYFDEKPSDSDIEASRSQMEKEKGQRRSSNGVPSFDMSCTFAEQFTAWLKGSGGGCKSDRQAQQLVSKCLKFLKFCSEDEDHLTLDIVDFCLCSPNLLFKFADSMQSEWQLGHAGRIGYLDAIAELVTYRKVNGVSEAVLRGLSTTDTYLKKVRKTVSKMMRLQWTSDLDIDVLEAKGHWATMDELLGVVSRYLPRYEAVLRTCKDTPDRASPFDLSFATKFLAVYLFIQVKGSRPMTYQYLTVDMVRTAKTNGGFVDQKMFKTAGKYGFDSLLLTDTNMSVLEGYITYIRPLLKPKCEYVLVTRNGGQHNKLGELMSKLVFEATGKYVHPTRYRQIVETSSCKVLKSADRSAISEDQKHSSNVAKVHYRKQRSREVATKARECLEKLHGDSGTKLDKEVLTRLSDLSNSSEDQDDCTKSCSSTDEVQEISTPPAARMKPSARKLPAKQKREDAFLMTELCPARRKSLLFTPEEDKYLKVGLKRYGFGQWTSILRDPDFHFQKGRSPNSLLNRANRKYTTMDNHLVDRKG; this is encoded by the coding sequence ATGGTAAAGCAGGGTAATGTGATAAACTGGTCGCTTCTTCCAAATGCTGCGAAGAAACCAAAAAGAATGCACTTAGAAGAAGACGAAAATGACGGGCTGTTTCACTGCCCTGTACCAGACTGCCATAACGATGGGTTTGGAACTCAAAGAGGGTGTAGAAAACACGTCAAGAAAAAGCACCCATGGTTTTATTACTTTGATGAGAAACCCAGCGACTCAGACATCGAAGCTTCCCGAAGCCAAATGGAAAAGGAGAAGGGGCAACGACGTTCAAGTAATGGCGTCCCATCGTTTGACATGTCTTGCACGTTTGCTGAGCAATTTACCGCGTGGCTCAAGGGCAGTGGTGGGGGCTGCAAAAGTGATCGACAAGCGCAGCAACTGGTTAGCAAATGCTTGAAGTTTCTGAAATTTTGCAGCGAGGACGAAGATCATCTCACATTAGATATTGTGGACTTTTGCTTGTGTTCGCCTAATCTACTTTTCAAATTTGCCGATTCAATGCAGAGCGAGTGGCAGTTGGGTCATGCCGGTCGAATCGGATACCTGGACGCCATTGCAGAACTAGTGACCTACAGGAAAGTAAACGGAGTATCGGAAGCGGTGCTTAGAGGGCTGTCTACGACGGACACATACTTGAAAAAGGTGCGTAAGACCGTCTCAAAAATGATGCGACTACAGTGGACTAGCGATTTAGACATCGATGTGCTAGAGGCCAAAGGGCACTGGGCAACCATGGACGAGCTCCTTGGTGTGGTGTCTCGCTACTTGCCCCGCTACGAGGCCGTGCTGAGAACGTGCAAGGACACGCCCGACAGGGCGTCTCCGTTTGATCTGTCGTTTGCCACTAAATTTCTCGCCGTTTATCTGTTTATCCAAGTCAAGGGCTCGCGGCCAATGACGTATCAGTATCTGACTGTGGACATGGTGCGCACTGCCAAGACTAACGGAGGTTTTGTCGACCagaaaatgttcaaaacagCGGGCAAGTACGGCTTCGACTCGCTCCTTCTGACCGACACAAACATGAGTGTGCTCGAGGGATACATAACCTACATTCGCCCGCTACTCAAACCCAAGTGTGAGTACGTCCTAGTTACGAGAAACGGGGGTCAGCACAACAAGCTCGGTGAGCTGATGagcaaacttgtgtttgaagcGACTGGCAAGTATGTTCACCCCACACGATACCGACAAATCGTCGAGACGTCTAGCTGCAAAGTGCTAAAAAGTGCCGATCGAAGCGCCATCTCTGAAGATCAGAAGCACAGCTCGAACGTCGCCAAAGTGCACTATCGCAAGCAGCGTTCACGCGAAGTCGCCACAAAGGCGCGCGAATGCCTCGAAAAACTACACGGCGACAGTGGCACCAAGCTGGACAAAGAGGTTCTAACGAGGCTCTCCGACCTTTCAAACTCTTCAGAGGATCAAGACGACTGCACGAAGTCGTGCTCTTCAACGGACGAAGTTCAAGAAATCTCCACACCGCCAGCAGCGAGAATGAAGCCTTCAGCCCGAAAACTACCGGCAAAGCAGAAGCGCGAAGACGCTTTTTTGATGACAGAACTGTGCCCGGCTCGCAGAAAATCGCTCCTATTTACGCCCGAAGAGGACAAGTATCTTAAAGTTGGTCTCAAAAGATACGGGTTCGGACAGTGGACTTCGATCTTAAGAGACCCCGACTTCCATTTCCAAAAAGGGAGAAGCCCCAACTCGTTGCTCAATCGAGCAAACAGAAAATACACCACCATGGATAACCACTTAGTGGACAGGAAAGGCTAG
- the LOC116617698 gene encoding uncharacterized protein LOC116617698, with translation MSRTSRKKSVFTDQLCQVLKDHKNPCMVEFTNKSFQFFLGKLCDELGEEIDEEGLFEANEHVVRIRVCRQTLQTILREATSKLHKAGLQFDCFGLLDVSLPCSIPVEITPLSGPLAVLIKDIERAMDKLEYVAFKGCVYHLTPGATYTYSQLCTMKAFLHCLMANNGFRDRLVKHFPRVLTILGDEECRMIPQLHIERDLVEVNDGWCWSFASNQFVNNAISKSQKGHVSPRAFIKYRHTDEPNPRYFRETLQNSLDDSQIAEFLRDFLDLFRPKVHKQKVPCAIGPPDSGKTSLFAPVFQVIPLERIARVTKQKGFSKSMINAETEVIFLDEASESILDIDDWKILCQGGYTAHDAKWKGAAGFKMTASMFITCQQEMNFGPLHNAAMDKRLNKYTFKSLLSVDPEAHQWLSTHAMDCIVWASRNAAPRRSSAPTPPSTDAGLSLTEIARVAAVDLSDEDADEDCVEESCCSNTETDGDEDNHSGTDAETFNKMEAEYRNCQPFSMRKRQLNILLEKMKGERSLRQQLNKARKSKMLKSRSKRLVDLGVPHNLMELLPEDPEDAMPEEIIVELGRIREDHQKSEAEKRKVMARAAFESHWVRATETELHRCSSRLQSITDEALKSAKALVQLVSDKLKSHHTNTGTLACETAIEERRKACISWGLLDQRCAHLLLNLWDPLPSCDDEADSDQDSLFRDSGCPSQTHTPPRQGSSDDMPEIPKTPSWSPKPNRWESPGIELMAFTTPAKRRSLTQTPNGRRNRLKFRKPQPTDKRQTRLDGFLSQM, from the exons ATGTCTAGGACTTCAAGGAAAAAGTCAGTCTTTACAGACCAGCTATGCCAGGTTTTGAAAGACCACAAGAATCCCTGCATGGTGGAGTTCACAAACAAATCATTTCAGTTCTTTCTAGG TAAACTGTGTGATGAGCTGGGTGAGGAGATAGACGAAGAAGGGCTATTCGAGGCAAATGAGCATGTTGTCCGGataagagtttgcaggcaaaCTCTTCAGACAATCTTGCGAGAAGCAACATCTAAACTTCACAAAGCAGGATTGCAATTTGACTGTTTTGGCCTACTTGACGTATCCCTGCCGTGTTCAATTCCAGTTGAAATAACACCCCTGTCTGGTCCTCTTGCCGTGCTAATCAAAGACATCGAAAGGGCAATGGATAAATTAGAATACGTAGCGTTCAAGGGATGTGTCTACCATCTGACCCCTGGAGCCACCTACACATACAGCCAGTTGTGTACCATGAAAGCATTCCTTCACTGCCTGATGGCGAACAATGGCTTCAGAGATAGGCTTGTGAAGCACTTCCCACGAGTGCTAACCATACTGGGCGACGAGGAATGCCGAATGATTCCCCAACTGCACATAGAACGAGACTTGGTGGAAGTGAACGACGGTTGGTGCTGGTCATTTGCATCTAATCAATTTGTCAATAACGCCATCTCAAAAAGTCAG AAAGGCCATGTATCGCCGAGAGCATTTATCAAATATCGCCATACAGATGAGCCAAATCCACGATATTTTAGGGAAACATTACAGAATAGCCTGGATGACAGTCAGATAGCGGAGTTCCTGCGAGACTTTCTTGACCTCTTCCGTCCGAAGGTCCATAAGCAGAAAGTACCATGTGCCATTGGTCCACCggacagcggcaaaactagttTGTTTGCACCCGTCTTCCAAGTCATCCCACTGGAAAGAATTGCACGCGTCACCAAGCAGAAGGGCTTTTCAAAATCAATGATAAACGCGGAGACAGAAGTAATCTTCCTGGATGAAGCGTCCGAATCAATCCTTGACATTGATGACTGGAAGATCTTGTGCCAAGGGGGGTATACAGCCCACGACGCAAAGTGGAAAGGTGCGGCTGGATTCAAAATGACAGCATCAATGTTCATCACTTGCCAGCAGGAGATGAACTTCGGGCCACTGCACAACGCCGCCATGGATAAGCGGCTCAACAAGTACACCTTTAAAAGCCTCCTATCCGTCGATCCCGAGGCCCATCAATGGCTGTCAACCCATGCCATGGATTGCATTGTGTGGGCTTCCAGGAATGCAGCGCCAAGACGG TCAAGTGCTCCAACACCTCCATCAACCGATGCAGGCCTGAGTTTAACAGAAATCGCACGGGTGGCGGCAGTTGATCTGTCTGATGAGGATGCTGACGAGGATTGCGTTGAAGAATCTTGCTGCAGCAACACGGAAACAG ATGGAGACGAGGATAACCATTCTGGCACTGACGCAGAGACGTTCAACAAAATGGAAGCTGAGTATCGCAACTGCCAGCCATTCAGCATGCGAAAGCGACAGCTCAACATTTTACTAGAGAAGATGAAAGGAGAGAGGAGTTTGCGCCAGCAACTAAACAAGGCCCGTAAATCTAAAATGCTGAAAAGCCGAAGTAAAAGACTGGTGGATCTGGGAGTTCCACACAACTTGATGGAATTATTACCGGAAGACCCCGAAGATGCAATGCCCGAGGAAATAATCGTGGAACTAGGCCGGATTAGAGAGGATCACCAGAAGTCTGAGGCTGAGAAGAGGAAAGTCATGGCAAGAGCGGCATTCGAGAGCCATTGGGTGAGAGCGACTGAGACTGAGCTGCACCGATGTTCGTCGAGATTGCAATCAATCACGGACGAGGCGTTGAAAAGCGCTAAAGCGTTGGTGCAACTTGTCAGCGACAAGCTCAAAAGTCACCATACCAACACTGGAACTCTGGCTTGCGAGACCGCTATTGAGGAAAGACGGAAGGCGTGCATCAGCTGGGGGCTCCTCGACCAACGATGTGCGCACTTGTTGCTAAACTTATGGGATCCGCTACCAAGCTGCGACGATGAGGCAGACAGTGACCAAGATTCTTTGTTTCGAGACAGCGGATGCCCATCCCAGACACACACCCCTCCTCGCCAAGGCTCAAGTGACGATATGCCAGAG ATACCAAAGACCCCATCATGGAGCCCAAAACCAAACAGATGGGAATCACCAGGGATAGAATTGATGGCATTCACTACACCGGCCAAGCGCCGTTCCCTCACCCAGACTCCAAACGGGCGACGCAACCGACTCAAGTTTCGTAAACCGCAACCGACAGACAAAAGGCAAACAAGACTGGACGGTTTTCTCAGCCAAATGTaa
- the LOC116617239 gene encoding uncharacterized protein LOC116617239, with protein sequence MATSVKSVTDYGCNHRVKNLDSTDSRHRIPISMMAPSPYSRSLLVPLRGGARQIPYGRVGQSVWIGPYSDGDKSYLEATGQFHAAYMEYFTSGHSFTSIDSFTSGHSFTSGHSFTSGHSFTSSHSLTPSDDVTITSYIIACKRKDCGSVC encoded by the exons ATGGCTACTAGCGTAAAAAGTGTAACTGATTATGGATGCAACCATCGGGTTAAAAACCTGGACTCGACCGATTCACGCCACAGGATACCCATCTCCATGATGGCTCCAAGTCCCTACTCCCGCTCGCTTTTGGTTCCGCTTAGGGGCGGAGCAAGGCAAATACCATACGGTCGAGTTGGCCAG TCAGTATGGATTGGACCATATTCTGATGGAGACAAGTCGTACCTTGAGGCAACAGGACAATTCCACGCAGCTTACATGGAGTATTTTACTTCTGGTCATTCCTTTACTTCTATTGATTCCTTTACTTCCGGTCATTCCTTCACTTCCGGTCATTCTTTCACTTCCGGGCATTCCTTCACTTCCAGCCATTCCCTCACTCCAAGCGATGACGTTACGATCACGTCATATATAATTGCTTGCAAACGAAAAGACTGCGGGTCTGTCTGCTGA